Genomic segment of Nostoc sp. TCL240-02:
CCAATCGAATTCTCTCAGTATCATGGAGTCCAGATGGTCAAACTCTAGCAAGTGGCAGTGCCGATTTCACGATTCGACTTTGGAAAATTAGTGGAGAATGCGATCGCATTTTAGAAGGACATAGCGATCGCATTTGGTCAGTATCATGGAGTCCAGATGGGCAAACCCTAGCCAGTGGTAGCGCCGATTTCACGATTCGACTTTGGGAATTTAGCACTGGAAAGTGCTTCAATATATTACAAGAACATAGCGATCGCATTCGGTCAGTAGCCTTTAGCCCCGATGCCCAAATGCTAGTCAGCGCCAGCGACGATCAAACAGTCAGAATTTGGGAAACTAGTACAGGGCAATGCCTGAACATTTTACCAGGACACACCAATTCTATATTTTCAGTTGCTTTTAACGTAGATGGTCAAACCATTGCCAGTGGTAGCACAGACCAAACTGTAAAGCTATGGGATGTCAGCACAGGTAGATGCTTTAAAACCTTAAAAGGCTATAGTAATTCGGTATTTTCAGTTGCTTTTAATGCAGATGGTCAAATTGCCAGTGGTAGCACAGACCAAACCGTGAGATTATGGGATGTCACTACGGGGATTTGCCTGAAAAAATTCACCGGACATAGTGGCTGGGTAACTTCCGTAGCGTTTCACCCAGATGGAGATTTTCTGGCCAGTAGCAGCGCCGATCGCACCATCCGTATTTGGTCAGTTAGCACTGGGCAATGTCTGCAAACTTTGACAGGTCATATAAATTGGGTGCAATCAGTTGCCTTTAGTCCTGATAGACAAATCTTAGGAAGCGGCAGTGACGACCGAACCATTCGCTTATGGTCTATCAATACAGGAAAATGCCTCAACATCTTGCAAGGTCATTCCAGTTGGATTTGGTGCGTTACCTTTAGCCCCAATGGTGAAATCCTCGCTAGCAGTAGTGAAGATCAAACCATTCGCCTGTGGTCTATTTCCACTGGTGAATGTCTCCAAATCTTAGAAGGACACACTAGTAGAGTCCAGGCGATCGCTTTTAGTCCAGATGGGCAAATCCTCAGTAGCGCTAGTGAAGATGAAACAGTGCGCCTGTGGTCAATTGATACAGGTGAATGTCTCAATATTTTTCAGGGACACAGTAATAGTGTTTGGTCAGTTGCCTTTAGTCCAGAAGGTGATATTTTGGCAAGTAGTAGTTTAGATCAAACAGTGAGAATTTGGGATAGGCATACAGGAGTTTGCCTGAAAGTGCTGCCTGTTCTGCCTCATGCAATGCGATCGGCGATCGCTTATGGCAAATCTACAGAACATTATGCGATCGCTAGTGGCAGCCAAAACGGGACTATTCAGATTTGGGATGCCCAAACGGGTAAATGTTTGAAAATACTGAATCCTGACAGACCTTATCAAGGAACTAATATTACAGGCGTAACAGGAATCACCACAGCTCAAAAAGATGTTCTCAAAGCGTTAGGTGCCTTCGAGATTTAATTCAGGAATTACGCAAACAATAGTCAAAACGGGGCAATTAATTAATGAATTGCCCCGTTTTGCTTGTCCTGACAATTCAGATCGGGAGCATCCACTTTTGGAATAAATTTACTCAAAAATTACCCAAATCAATTCATCTAGTCACGAGCAAAGGTTTTATGCTTAACCTCAGAGCTTTTATCTTTGCTTTTACCTTATATAGGCACTTTTGTAATTAACAAGTTAGGTTATATAATCAATCTGATACATTTCTATAAGAAAGTTATCAAATTACAAAAAACTATTTAAATACATTAGGAGTAGTGAAATAACTTCCCTTTTGAAAAAAATTAACCTTGATTAGTAGGGGTTCAGCGATTAAAAAAGGTAACTTATTCGTGTGGGGTTCCTTAGCAAAAATTTAAAATCATAACTTTGATTAAACCAGAAAGCTAAAATTTGTCAAAATGGCTTGAAGATTGATAAATTTTAAACTTATTGTGTCATCCTCTGATTTTTGAAATCAATTCTTTAATTGCTTTAACCAACAGACTAAACTAATGCGATCACTTTCTCCTGTGGATTTACCTACTTTAGAGCAGATAGTTGAACGTTCTCCTTTAACTGTATTACCTGATACCCCACTTATTGATGCTATTGCTCTAATGAATAGGGTAAACAGCAGTATAGTAGAGTCTAAGTTTGATTTTAGTAGTTGTGTTTTAGTAGTTGAAGAAACAAACTTAGTCGGTATATTAACTCTACGGGATATAATCCGACTGACTGGGATGGGCAAAAATTTATCCAGTGTCAAAATCTCAGAGGTGATGACACAAGCAGTCATCACCCTGAGGTTGTCTCAGGCTCAAAATGCCCTCACAGCTTTATCTTTCATGCGTCAACATTGTATTCGCCATCTACCTGTAGTAGATGATCTTGGACAATTGGTAGGCTTAATTACCCAAGACAGAATTCGTCAGGTTATCCAACCAGTTCACCTGTTGAAATTGCAATGTGTGACGGAAGTAATGGTAACTGAAGTTATTCATGCTCCCTCGACTACATCTGTGCTGGAATTGTCTCAAATTATGAGCGATCGCCAGATCAGTTGTGTGGTAATTGTCGCCCAACAGAAGACGAAATTGATCCCGGTAGGGATGATCACTGAAAAAGATATTATTAAATTCCATTTACAGGGACTAGATATAGCCCAAACCCAGGCGCAAGATGTGATGAGTACCCCTGTATTAAGCATCACTCCCACTGAATGTTTATGGACTGTTCACCAGTTGATGCAAGAGCGAAAGGTGCGGCGATTAACCATAGTTGGAGAACAAAGCGAATTACAAGGACTGGTGACACAAACTAATCTCCTGCAAGTACTTGATCCCCTAAAAATAGACAGGGTAATTCAAGTTTTGCAAGCAAAAGTTGAGGAACAAACAGTTAAACTTAGACAATGCAACCAGCAGTTAGAACAGGAAGTTAAACAACGCCGCCAAGCTCAACAAGAATTAGAGTTACGGGTGGCGGAGCGTACAGCTGAACTACTGCAAGCAAATGTACGTTTGATACGGGAAATTGAGGAGCGCAAACAGACTGAAATAGCACTCCAGCAGCGTGAACATCAGTGGAAAGCTCTTTTTGATCATGCTCTTGATGCGATCGCTATTGCCGATGACGAGGGACGCTATATAGAGGTCAATCCAGCAGCCTCTAAGCTTTTTGGTGTATCTAAGGAAGAACTGTTAGGTTCCACAATCGCGGATTTTGCAGCACCCGAATTTGATTTTACCCAAGCTTGGCAACAGTTCTACGAACAAGGACAAATGTTGGGTGAGTTCACCTTATATTGTCCCGATGGCACAGTGCGAGAAACTGAATTTGCGGCGGTTGCAAATTTTATACCACATCGTCATCTTGCAATACTGCGGGATGTGAGCGATCGCCAAGCCGCGCTACGCGATCATAAACAAGCTGAGGAAACCCTCAGAGAAAGTGAGCAACGGTTACAACTGGCGCTTAGTGTTGGTAACATTGGCCCTTGGGAATGGAATCTGAAAACCAATCAGGTTATCTGGTCTGAGAGTTTGTTTACTTTATTTGGTCTAACTCCTGATACCTTTGATGTCAGCTATGAAAATTTTTTAAATCTCATTGTCCACCCTGAAGACCGCGAATTGCTGCATCAATCAGTTTTGCGAGCAATTGACCAGCAAGTACCCCATAATCTCGAATTCCGGTTTATTTACCCAGATGGTACAGTTGGTTGGTCAGTATGCAAGGGTCAAATATTGTATGATGACATCACCAATGAGCCACTCCAGATGATTGGGGTGAATATAGATATCACCGAGCGCAAACAATCGGAACTTGAAATCCGTAAATTTGTTTCTCTGACCGATAACAGCACGGAATTTATCGGTATGTGTGATATGAATTTTGTGCCATTCTATTTGAACCCGGCGGGTATGCAACTAGTCGGGCTGAATAACACTCAGCAATATAGAGAAACGCCAGTCAGAGAATTTTTCTTTCCCGAAGATCAGGACTTTATCATCAATGAATTTTTCCCGCGTGTTTTGCGTGAGGGACGGGCGGAATTAGAAATTCGTTTCCGTCATTTCCAGACGGGAGAAGCATTATGGATGGTTTACAGCGTTTCTTGCATCAAAGACATGAACGACCAGCTAATTGGTCTAGCAGCCGTCAGCCGTAATATTAGCGATCGCAAGCTGGCCGAACAGAAAATTGCCGAACAAGCAGCTTTAATTGATATCGCTACCGATGCCATTTTTGTCCGCGATTTAGAAAACCGCATTCTGTTCTGGAGTCGAGGTGCTGAAAACTTATACGGTTGGACAGCAGAGGAAAGCATAGGGAAATTAGCCCATGAACTTTTCCAGGTAGAATCCTTGTCTCAACTAGCAGCTGGTTTAAAAACCACTCTCGAACAAGGTTCTTGGCAAGGGGAGTTAGAAAAAACCACCAAAACTGGGAGAAAAATTATCGTTGCTAGTCGGTGGACACTGATACACAATCAATTCGGACAAAGCCAATCTATCCTATCAGTCAATACCGACATCACCGAGAAAAAACAACTAGAGCAACAATTTTACCGCGCTCAACGCTTGGAGAGTGTAGGAATTCTAGCCAGTGGCATTGCTCACGACCTCAACAACGTCTTTGCTCCCATAATCATGATTGCCCAATTGCTGCCTTTGAGATGTAAAAATGTGGATGCGCGGACTCAAGAACTGTTCAAAACACTAGAAAACAGCTCGCAGCGTGGAGCGAACTTAGTTAAACAAATTCTCGCCTTTACCCGTGGTACAGAAGGGAAGCGCATCTTGTTGCAACCTGGGCATTTGCTCCAAGAATTGGTCAAAGTCATCAAACAGACATTTCCTAAATCCATTGAAATTGTTAATGACATTCCCATAAACACATTGTGGATGGTGCAAGCTGATCCCACCCAACTAGAACAGGTATTTATGAACTTGGCAGTCAATGCCCGTGACGCTATGCCCAATGAGGGTATACTCACAATTAATGCCGAAAACCGGATGATTGACGAAACAAACGCCCGAATGCACCTGGACGCGAAAGCAGGAGGCTACATCGTTGTTACCGTCTCAGATACAGGGTCGGGAATCCCTCCAGAATTCTTAGAGCGTATATTTGATCCCTTTTTTACAACTAAAGAAGTTGGTAAAGGTACAGGGCTAGGACTGTCAACAGTTTTAGGTATCGTCAAAAACCACGGT
This window contains:
- a CDS encoding PAS domain S-box protein → MRSLSPVDLPTLEQIVERSPLTVLPDTPLIDAIALMNRVNSSIVESKFDFSSCVLVVEETNLVGILTLRDIIRLTGMGKNLSSVKISEVMTQAVITLRLSQAQNALTALSFMRQHCIRHLPVVDDLGQLVGLITQDRIRQVIQPVHLLKLQCVTEVMVTEVIHAPSTTSVLELSQIMSDRQISCVVIVAQQKTKLIPVGMITEKDIIKFHLQGLDIAQTQAQDVMSTPVLSITPTECLWTVHQLMQERKVRRLTIVGEQSELQGLVTQTNLLQVLDPLKIDRVIQVLQAKVEEQTVKLRQCNQQLEQEVKQRRQAQQELELRVAERTAELLQANVRLIREIEERKQTEIALQQREHQWKALFDHALDAIAIADDEGRYIEVNPAASKLFGVSKEELLGSTIADFAAPEFDFTQAWQQFYEQGQMLGEFTLYCPDGTVRETEFAAVANFIPHRHLAILRDVSDRQAALRDHKQAEETLRESEQRLQLALSVGNIGPWEWNLKTNQVIWSESLFTLFGLTPDTFDVSYENFLNLIVHPEDRELLHQSVLRAIDQQVPHNLEFRFIYPDGTVGWSVCKGQILYDDITNEPLQMIGVNIDITERKQSELEIRKFVSLTDNSTEFIGMCDMNFVPFYLNPAGMQLVGLNNTQQYRETPVREFFFPEDQDFIINEFFPRVLREGRAELEIRFRHFQTGEALWMVYSVSCIKDMNDQLIGLAAVSRNISDRKLAEQKIAEQAALIDIATDAIFVRDLENRILFWSRGAENLYGWTAEESIGKLAHELFQVESLSQLAAGLKTTLEQGSWQGELEKTTKTGRKIIVASRWTLIHNQFGQSQSILSVNTDITEKKQLEQQFYRAQRLESVGILASGIAHDLNNVFAPIIMIAQLLPLRCKNVDARTQELFKTLENSSQRGANLVKQILAFTRGTEGKRILLQPGHLLQELVKVIKQTFPKSIEIVNDIPINTLWMVQADPTQLEQVFMNLAVNARDAMPNEGILTINAENRMIDETNARMHLDAKAGGYIVVTVSDTGSGIPPEFLERIFDPFFTTKEVGKGTGLGLSTVLGIVKNHGGFVEVSTQIGKGTQFQVFLPRGEGKATETITKAELPKGNGELILVVDDEDLVKQTNQETLEDYNYKTLVANDGIEAIALYAQYKERISAVLLDMSMPNMDGLTTISILRTFNPNIKIIATSGLPTNEQKAIAVGADKFLSKPYTATDLLTTLSVVIGHFGEMSLTSS